The following are encoded together in the Pseudodesulfovibrio indicus genome:
- the prfB gene encoding peptide chain release factor 2 (programmed frameshift) — MLEYPELKAASADLIDQFESLWGRLDHAETKSRLEEIEKDLSKPGAWDKPEALTPLLREKSQLSTKLEMYDNLAEAKDDLDAWLELAHEDPEEESLSALNAQVKLLRERLAGTELATMFAFEHDKGNAILEIHPGAGGVESQDWAEMLLRMYNRYAERKGFKVTQLDYQAGEEAGLKSVTLQIEGLFAYGLLKGETGVHRLIRISPFDSSGRRHTSFASVDVYPDMDDDIEIEVKEEDLRIDTFRSSGPGGQSVNKTSSAVRITHLPTGIVAQCQNEKSQHRNKATALRLVKARLYEQELKKIEESRRQDYQAKDAIAWGSQIRTYTLQPYRLVKDHRSNSETGNVDAFLDGDLDEMIRNHLLFIHAHGKKD; from the exons ATGTTGGAATATCCTGAACTGAAAGCCGCCTCCGCCGATCTCATCGACCAATTCGAATCCCTTTGGGGGCGTCTT GACCACGCGGAAACCAAATCCCGCCTCGAAGAAATAGAAAAGGACCTGTCCAAGCCCGGCGCCTGGGACAAGCCCGAAGCCCTCACCCCGCTGCTCAGGGAAAAGAGCCAGCTTTCCACCAAGCTCGAGATGTACGACAACCTGGCCGAGGCCAAGGATGACCTGGACGCCTGGCTCGAGCTGGCCCACGAGGACCCCGAAGAGGAGTCCCTGAGCGCGCTCAACGCCCAGGTGAAGCTGCTCCGCGAACGTCTGGCCGGGACCGAACTGGCCACCATGTTTGCCTTCGAGCACGACAAGGGCAACGCCATTCTTGAAATCCATCCCGGCGCGGGCGGCGTCGAGTCCCAGGACTGGGCCGAGATGCTCCTGCGCATGTACAACCGGTACGCCGAGCGCAAGGGGTTCAAGGTCACCCAGCTCGACTACCAGGCGGGCGAGGAAGCGGGACTCAAGTCCGTGACCCTCCAGATAGAGGGGCTGTTCGCCTACGGGCTGCTCAAGGGCGAAACCGGGGTGCACCGGCTCATCCGCATCTCCCCCTTCGACTCCTCGGGCCGTCGGCACACCTCCTTCGCCTCGGTGGACGTCTACCCCGACATGGACGACGACATCGAGATCGAGGTCAAGGAGGAGGACCTGCGCATCGACACCTTCCGCTCCAGCGGACCGGGCGGCCAGTCGGTCAACAAGACCAGCTCCGCCGTGCGCATCACCCACCTGCCCACGGGCATCGTGGCCCAGTGCCAGAACGAGAAATCCCAGCACCGCAACAAGGCCACGGCCCTGCGGCTGGTCAAGGCCCGGCTCTACGAGCAGGAACTGAAGAAGATCGAGGAGAGCCGCAGGCAGGACTACCAGGCCAAGGACGCCATCGCCTGGGGCAGCCAGATCAGGACCTACACCCTCCAGCCCTACCGGCTGGTCAAGGACCACCGCTCCAACAGCGAAACCGGCAATGTGGACGCCTTCCTCGACGGAGACCTGGACGAAATGATCCGAAACCATCTACTGTTCATCCATGCCCATGGAAAAAAAGATTAA
- a CDS encoding HU family DNA-binding protein: MNKSELIKALSEQKKMHVDEATKVVSAFVDSIKEALLEGDRVEIRGFGSFKIKDYEGYTGRNPKTGTVVQVKPKKLPFFRPGKELKEFINQ, translated from the coding sequence ATGAATAAGAGCGAGTTGATCAAGGCTCTGTCAGAACAGAAAAAAATGCACGTAGACGAGGCTACCAAGGTGGTTTCCGCCTTCGTGGACTCCATCAAGGAAGCACTCCTGGAAGGCGACCGCGTGGAGATTCGGGGTTTTGGCAGCTTCAAGATCAAGGACTACGAAGGGTACACCGGGCGCAATCCGAAGACCGGTACCGTGGTCCAGGTCAAGCCCAAGAAACTTCCCTTTTTCCGTCCCGGCAAAGAGCTGAAGGAATTCATCAACCAATAG
- a CDS encoding methyltransferase domain-containing protein produces MELALTWNDGNRRFKDRITARRVNAWRDIFPSGLKEGLQGKTEGESISLDFAPGTLVPAYNDGLVRELDTRRFRSVSVNGRRILPHPGRFYPLGLFSGLAGVYPGTMTPARVLAVNGDAMTVDLNHPLARFPFSLEAAIQSIQDKVSDTGGLLYHWGEELCDNGPGMQARSPNGPTEFITPGFLDRDDEDDGRFYAAPRFVGHVDDTAGDNLAAMYGRFLESGMKVLDLMSSVQSHLPSGLELDVTGLGMNREEMEANTALAEIAVHDLNLDPAIPLSGPFDAVVVSLSVEYLADPVAVLREAAQRLVPGGVILIGVSNRWFPTKTTRGWTELHEFERVGYLLQLLEEAGFGGPMGAESVRNDWRPQADRHFLETRGVSDPVHVVHAFRQ; encoded by the coding sequence TTGGAATTGGCTCTCACCTGGAACGATGGAAACAGACGGTTCAAGGACCGCATAACGGCCCGCCGGGTCAACGCCTGGAGGGATATCTTTCCGTCCGGCCTCAAGGAAGGCCTCCAAGGAAAAACCGAGGGGGAATCCATCAGCCTGGATTTTGCCCCGGGAACGCTGGTCCCGGCGTACAACGACGGCCTGGTCAGGGAACTGGACACCCGCCGTTTCCGGTCCGTATCCGTCAACGGCAGACGCATCCTTCCGCACCCCGGCCGGTTCTATCCCCTGGGCCTGTTCTCCGGGCTGGCCGGCGTGTATCCAGGCACCATGACCCCGGCCCGCGTGCTGGCCGTGAACGGCGACGCCATGACCGTGGACCTGAACCACCCCCTCGCCCGCTTTCCGTTCTCCTTGGAGGCGGCCATCCAGTCGATTCAGGACAAGGTGTCCGACACCGGCGGCCTACTCTACCACTGGGGCGAGGAATTGTGCGACAACGGCCCGGGCATGCAGGCGCGTTCGCCAAACGGCCCGACCGAATTCATTACCCCGGGATTCCTGGACAGGGACGACGAGGATGACGGCCGTTTCTATGCCGCGCCGCGCTTCGTGGGCCATGTGGACGACACTGCCGGGGACAATCTCGCGGCCATGTACGGCCGGTTCCTCGAATCCGGGATGAAGGTTCTCGACCTGATGAGCAGCGTGCAGTCCCACCTGCCGAGCGGCCTTGAGCTCGACGTGACCGGCCTGGGCATGAATCGCGAGGAGATGGAGGCCAACACGGCCCTGGCGGAGATCGCGGTCCACGATCTGAACCTGGACCCGGCCATCCCCCTCTCCGGTCCCTTTGACGCGGTGGTCGTAAGCCTGTCCGTCGAATACCTGGCCGACCCCGTGGCCGTACTCAGGGAGGCCGCCCAACGCCTGGTGCCGGGCGGCGTGATCCTGATCGGCGTCTCCAATCGCTGGTTCCCCACCAAGACGACGCGCGGCTGGACCGAACTGCATGAGTTCGAACGCGTGGGATATCTGCTGCAACTGCTGGAAGAGGCGGGGTTCGGCGGTCCCATGGGCGCGGAAAGCGTGCGCAACGACTGGCGGCCCCAGGCCGACCGCCACTTCCTGGAGACCCGCGGCGTCAGCGACCCGGTCCACGTGGTCCACGCCTTCAGGCAATAG
- the lnt gene encoding apolipoprotein N-acyltransferase has product MLKLVLLATVGAWIGFSNPLFHFPPAVLAFPLGLAWIGLRATSGPKAFRFGWLAGTLAATGCFYWMVIPVQIYGGLPWFVALPCPALLAAFIGLYFGLFSLSMHFAGKRIDGVPLCLLAGFSWTAMEMLMGTVLSGFPWLNLASAFSAWPAFVQGASVVGAYGLSGVFATLAVAVLLYSTYRSALALAVGLAALIAGFGFYRTATFDVGDQDYMVTIVQGNVDQGLKWNTTYQADTVKKYAQLSLEAVSKESPTLLVWPETAMPFYLQEDTGYRKALELLANDTGTAIIAGSPAYKVVDAKTRKYVLYNRAWLIDSSGHMTQSYDKEHLVPFGEYMPLEKWVPFKKLVQAVGNFRPGEDNRPLKLNGVALGMLICYEAIFPELAQQQVERGASVLVNISNDAWFGNTSAPGQHLDLAVMRAVEQGRWLVRSTNTGISAFVDPLGRLAGVTRQFEAGTLSMKIAAIQAKTVYHALRDWLNVFVYVMTAAAFGYLAFASRRKKGTVE; this is encoded by the coding sequence GTGCTGAAGCTGGTCCTCCTCGCCACGGTCGGCGCCTGGATAGGGTTCTCCAACCCCCTGTTCCATTTCCCGCCGGCGGTCCTCGCCTTCCCGTTGGGATTGGCCTGGATCGGCCTGCGTGCCACCTCCGGACCCAAGGCGTTCCGCTTCGGCTGGCTCGCCGGGACCCTGGCGGCCACGGGCTGCTTCTACTGGATGGTCATTCCGGTCCAGATCTACGGCGGCCTGCCGTGGTTCGTGGCCCTGCCCTGCCCCGCGCTCCTGGCCGCGTTCATCGGCCTGTATTTCGGCCTCTTCTCCCTGTCCATGCACTTTGCGGGCAAGCGCATCGACGGTGTCCCGCTGTGCCTCCTGGCCGGGTTTTCCTGGACCGCCATGGAAATGCTCATGGGCACCGTCCTGTCCGGTTTCCCGTGGCTCAACCTGGCCTCGGCCTTCTCGGCCTGGCCCGCCTTCGTGCAGGGCGCGTCCGTGGTCGGAGCCTACGGCCTGTCGGGCGTGTTCGCCACCCTGGCCGTGGCCGTGCTCCTCTACTCCACCTACCGCTCCGCCCTGGCCCTGGCCGTGGGACTGGCCGCGCTCATCGCTGGGTTCGGCTTCTACCGTACCGCCACCTTCGACGTGGGCGACCAGGACTACATGGTGACCATCGTCCAGGGCAACGTGGACCAGGGACTGAAGTGGAACACCACGTACCAGGCCGACACGGTCAAGAAATACGCGCAGCTGAGCCTGGAGGCGGTCTCCAAGGAAAGCCCCACGCTGCTGGTCTGGCCCGAGACGGCCATGCCCTTCTATCTCCAGGAGGACACCGGCTACCGCAAGGCGCTGGAGCTGCTGGCCAACGACACCGGAACCGCGATCATCGCCGGGTCCCCGGCCTACAAGGTCGTGGACGCCAAGACCAGGAAATACGTCCTCTACAACCGCGCCTGGCTCATCGATTCCTCTGGCCACATGACCCAGTCCTACGACAAGGAGCACCTCGTCCCCTTCGGCGAGTACATGCCCCTGGAGAAATGGGTTCCCTTCAAGAAGCTGGTCCAGGCCGTGGGGAACTTCCGGCCGGGCGAGGACAACAGGCCGCTCAAGCTGAACGGCGTTGCGCTGGGCATGCTCATCTGCTATGAAGCCATCTTTCCGGAACTGGCCCAGCAACAGGTCGAGCGCGGGGCGAGCGTGCTGGTGAACATCAGCAACGACGCCTGGTTCGGCAACACCTCCGCCCCTGGCCAGCACCTCGACCTGGCCGTCATGCGGGCCGTGGAGCAGGGCCGCTGGCTGGTTCGCTCCACCAACACCGGCATCTCGGCCTTTGTGGACCCGCTGGGCAGGCTGGCCGGAGTCACCCGCCAGTTCGAGGCCGGAACCCTGAGCATGAAAATCGCTGCCATTCAGGCCAAGACCGTGTATCATGCGCTCCGTGACTGGCTGAACGTCTTTGTCTACGTCATGACCGCAGCCGCCTTCGGCTACCTGGCGTTCGCCTCCAGAAGAAAGAAAGGAACCGTTGAATAA
- a CDS encoding hemolysin family protein encodes MDEGSDSRFRSIFKKIFGNNDHQIEEHILEAKADGELESHEVSMLLNVLELDQKLVEEIMVPRTDMVCADAASTVKDVAELIVHHGAHSRIPIYQDTKDHIVGVVHAKDLLEPLLQCQGETSVMEILRPAFFVHEEKPLDEVLAYFKKEKLHMAIVQDEYGGTSGMVTMEDVLEEIVGDISDEYDEQRPEEIRAYSDGTFIVSGRASLEDVRRTFVLDLESDEVDSIGGYLGAMAGRIPSPGEFYTFSGWRFTILEADERQIWSIKVEPLEHS; translated from the coding sequence TTGGACGAAGGATCCGACAGTCGATTTCGCTCTATTTTCAAAAAAATATTCGGCAACAACGACCATCAGATAGAGGAACACATCCTCGAGGCCAAGGCCGACGGCGAGCTGGAGAGCCACGAGGTCTCCATGCTGCTCAACGTCCTTGAGCTGGACCAGAAGCTCGTCGAAGAGATCATGGTCCCGCGCACGGACATGGTCTGCGCCGACGCCGCCAGCACGGTCAAGGACGTGGCCGAGCTCATCGTTCACCACGGCGCGCATTCGCGCATCCCCATCTACCAGGACACCAAGGACCACATCGTCGGCGTGGTCCACGCCAAGGACCTGCTGGAGCCCCTGCTCCAGTGCCAGGGCGAGACGTCGGTCATGGAGATCCTCCGCCCGGCCTTCTTCGTGCACGAGGAAAAGCCACTGGACGAAGTGCTGGCCTATTTCAAAAAGGAAAAGCTCCACATGGCCATCGTCCAGGACGAGTACGGCGGGACCTCGGGCATGGTCACCATGGAAGACGTGCTGGAGGAAATCGTCGGCGACATCTCCGACGAATACGACGAGCAGCGCCCGGAGGAGATCCGGGCCTATTCGGACGGCACCTTCATCGTCTCCGGGCGGGCCTCCCTGGAGGACGTCCGGCGGACCTTCGTTCTCGACCTGGAGAGCGACGAGGTGGACTCCATCGGCGGCTACCTGGGGGCCATGGCGGGCCGCATTCCCTCGCCTGGCGAATTCTACACCTTCTCCGGCTGGCGGTTCACCATCCTCGAGGCGGACGAACGCCAGATCTGGTCCATCAAGGTCGAACCCCTGGAGCATTCGTAG
- the dapA gene encoding 4-hydroxy-tetrahydrodipicolinate synthase yields MELRGAFTALSTPFRDGEVDESTYRDFIEWQIEQGIDGLVPCGTTGEAATMTHAEQGKVIKICVEQAKGRVPVIAGAGSNSTKEAIELTKLAKEAGADAALQITPYYNKPTPGGLVAHFKAIADAASMPMVIYNVPGRTGLNCLPSTLKMIKDAVPEAIAVKEATGNLCQCAEVVEQCGRDFQLLSGDDFTVLPLLAVGGVGVISVISNIMPKTMSDMCKAFFDKDHEKAIELSLKMAPVNRAMFMETNPIPVKTSLAMMGIFKDAQFRLPIVPLQDENKPKLAAVLKNAGLL; encoded by the coding sequence ATGGAATTAAGAGGAGCATTTACCGCTCTCTCGACGCCGTTCAGGGATGGCGAGGTGGACGAATCCACCTATCGCGATTTCATTGAATGGCAGATCGAGCAGGGAATCGACGGCCTGGTGCCCTGCGGCACCACCGGCGAAGCCGCGACCATGACCCACGCCGAGCAGGGAAAGGTCATCAAAATTTGCGTGGAGCAGGCCAAAGGCCGCGTTCCCGTCATCGCGGGCGCCGGCTCCAACTCCACCAAGGAGGCCATCGAGCTGACCAAACTGGCCAAGGAGGCCGGTGCGGACGCGGCCCTGCAGATCACCCCCTACTACAACAAGCCGACCCCCGGCGGCCTGGTGGCCCACTTCAAGGCCATCGCCGATGCGGCCTCCATGCCCATGGTCATCTACAACGTGCCCGGAAGGACCGGCCTGAACTGCCTGCCGTCCACCCTGAAGATGATCAAGGACGCGGTGCCCGAAGCCATCGCGGTCAAGGAAGCCACCGGCAACCTCTGCCAGTGCGCCGAGGTGGTCGAACAGTGCGGCCGTGATTTCCAGCTGCTCTCCGGCGACGATTTCACCGTCCTGCCCCTGCTCGCGGTGGGCGGCGTCGGCGTCATCTCCGTCATCTCCAACATCATGCCCAAGACCATGAGCGACATGTGCAAGGCCTTTTTCGACAAGGACCACGAGAAAGCCATCGAGCTGAGCCTCAAGATGGCCCCTGTCAACCGCGCCATGTTCATGGAGACCAACCCCATCCCGGTCAAGACCTCCCTGGCCATGATGGGTATTTTCAAGGACGCCCAGTTCCGTCTGCCCATCGTCCCCCTGCAGGACGAGAACAAACCCAAACTGGCAGCCGTGCTGAAAAACGCGGGTCTTTTGTAA
- a CDS encoding GGDEF domain-containing protein, with protein MEKKIKFPENELATELHALQEELGDISGTACDESQSVWIFRLLQGVCPEDWEAIASRYDLRQWLSLPINGDSYPHLKRFQETLEHLAYQTDHDPLTGLANRRAFDRILDVEIERSKRARTPLSLAIFDLDNFKRINDTYGHTKGDEVLATFAAHLKASTRRYDLAARFGGEEFALIMAGSGLVKAQRLLNRLLDEFRKIEFAIPDGGGTFRVTCSVGLTCYKGTENITDKELIELADGALYEAKGSGKDQVKVSRLSFADNVPNETLVHANEKQFLFGGK; from the coding sequence ATGGAAAAAAAGATTAAATTCCCCGAAAACGAACTCGCCACGGAACTCCACGCGCTCCAGGAGGAGCTCGGGGACATATCCGGCACGGCCTGCGACGAAAGCCAGTCCGTCTGGATATTCCGCCTGCTCCAGGGCGTCTGCCCCGAGGATTGGGAAGCGATCGCCTCCCGGTACGACCTCAGGCAATGGCTCTCCCTGCCCATCAACGGGGATTCCTACCCGCACCTGAAGCGGTTCCAGGAGACCCTGGAGCACCTGGCCTACCAGACGGACCACGACCCGCTGACCGGGCTGGCCAACCGCCGCGCCTTCGACCGCATCCTGGACGTAGAAATCGAACGCTCCAAGCGCGCCCGCACCCCGCTCTCCCTGGCCATCTTCGACCTCGACAACTTCAAGCGGATCAACGACACCTACGGGCACACCAAGGGCGACGAGGTGCTGGCCACCTTCGCCGCGCACCTCAAGGCATCCACCAGGCGCTACGACCTGGCGGCGCGGTTCGGCGGCGAGGAGTTCGCCCTGATCATGGCGGGCTCCGGCCTGGTCAAGGCGCAGCGGCTCCTGAACAGGCTGCTGGACGAGTTCCGCAAGATCGAATTCGCCATCCCGGACGGCGGCGGAACCTTCCGCGTCACCTGCTCCGTGGGGTTGACCTGCTACAAGGGGACCGAGAACATCACCGACAAGGAGCTGATCGAACTGGCGGACGGCGCCCTCTACGAGGCCAAGGGTTCCGGCAAGGACCAGGTCAAGGTTTCCAGGCTCTCTTTCGCGGACAACGTTCCCAACGAAACCCTGGTCCACGCAAACGAAAAGCAATTCCTGTTCGGCGGAAAATAA
- a CDS encoding manganese-dependent inorganic pyrophosphatase has protein sequence MAILVVGHKNPDTDTVASAIAAADLYTKRGMDAKAVTQGEIAPETAFVLEKFGFAAPEIVADATDQKIILVDHTDISQTIDNLDKGELVAVVDHHKLGDVTTPGPLEMWVWPVGCTGTVLKSMYDFYNVEIPANVAGILLCAILSDTVMFKSVTCTDADKDAVAALAKIAGVADVMALGMEMFKVKSAVDGASASDLVFRDYKDFDMSGNKVGIGQLEVVDLSMLDAHKAALQAEIEKVKADGRHSVFLLLTDIMKEGSEMLIASDDPAVVEKAFGIATKGEPVWLDGVMSRKKQVAPNFIKAFEG, from the coding sequence ATGGCTATTTTGGTTGTTGGACACAAAAACCCCGATACCGACACTGTCGCTTCCGCGATTGCTGCCGCCGACCTGTACACCAAGCGTGGCATGGACGCCAAGGCCGTCACCCAGGGCGAAATCGCTCCTGAGACCGCCTTTGTTCTCGAGAAGTTCGGCTTTGCCGCTCCCGAGATCGTCGCCGACGCCACCGATCAGAAGATCATCCTGGTGGACCACACCGACATTTCCCAGACCATCGACAACCTGGACAAGGGTGAGCTCGTGGCCGTCGTCGACCACCACAAGCTGGGCGACGTCACCACCCCCGGTCCCCTGGAAATGTGGGTCTGGCCCGTGGGCTGCACCGGCACCGTCCTGAAGTCCATGTACGACTTCTACAACGTCGAGATCCCGGCCAACGTCGCCGGTATCCTGCTCTGTGCCATCCTGAGCGACACCGTCATGTTCAAGTCCGTCACCTGCACCGACGCCGATAAGGATGCCGTCGCCGCCCTGGCCAAGATCGCCGGCGTCGCCGATGTCATGGCTCTGGGCATGGAGATGTTCAAGGTCAAGTCCGCCGTTGACGGCGCTTCCGCCAGCGACCTGGTCTTCCGCGACTACAAGGACTTCGACATGTCCGGCAACAAGGTCGGCATCGGCCAGCTGGAAGTCGTGGACCTGTCCATGCTGGACGCCCACAAGGCCGCCCTGCAGGCCGAGATCGAGAAGGTCAAGGCCGATGGCCGCCACTCCGTCTTCCTGCTGCTGACCGACATCATGAAGGAAGGCTCCGAGATGCTCATCGCCTCCGACGATCCGGCAGTGGTCGAGAAGGCCTTCGGCATCGCCACCAAGGGCGAGCCCGTCTGGCTGGACGGCGTCATGAGCCGCAAGAAGCAGGTCGCCCCCAACTTCATCAAGGCCTTCGAAGGCTAA